A stretch of the Pseudalkalibacillus hwajinpoensis genome encodes the following:
- a CDS encoding yteA family sporulation protein, with product MLTTNQLRSYKKMIQERILALSDELDENDEFGVSQSFAQHSTGELSNYDNHPGDTATELYEREKDLSLNEHAKTELAELTKALERIGNGKYGICEVCGNDISTERLAVLLTASTCVEHSPSQKTSDKRPAEEGVLGNSFEEHVNDSNDATFFDAEDSWQRAAKYGTSETPSDFNAPEMNYDRMYIDSDEPVGYVEEIESFLSADLDGKPSGVIPNQRHERYEDLLDDHDLKASQGTIEDSDLI from the coding sequence ATGTTAACAACGAACCAACTTCGTTCATATAAGAAAATGATTCAAGAACGCATCCTGGCTCTTAGTGATGAATTAGATGAAAACGATGAATTTGGTGTTTCTCAGTCTTTTGCTCAACATTCTACAGGTGAACTATCCAATTACGATAATCACCCTGGCGATACGGCGACAGAATTATATGAACGCGAGAAAGATCTATCACTAAATGAACATGCAAAAACAGAATTAGCAGAACTAACAAAGGCCCTTGAACGAATTGGAAATGGAAAATACGGCATATGTGAAGTTTGTGGAAATGATATTTCAACAGAAAGACTCGCTGTCCTTCTAACTGCTTCAACATGTGTAGAACATAGTCCATCACAAAAGACATCAGACAAAAGACCAGCAGAAGAAGGGGTACTTGGCAATTCCTTCGAGGAACATGTAAACGACTCTAACGATGCTACCTTTTTTGACGCTGAAGATTCATGGCAACGAGCTGCGAAGTATGGCACATCCGAAACTCCATCAGACTTTAACGCTCCGGAAATGAACTATGACAGAATGTATATTGATTCCGATGAGCCTGTCGGATATGTCGAGGAAATCGAATCATTTTTATCAGCCGATCTAGATGGCAAACCATCTGGAGTTATTCCAAATCAACGGCATGAACGTTATGAAGACTTACTGGATGATCATGATCTGAAGGCAAGTCAGGGTACAATTGAGGATAGTGACCTCATTTAA
- the argS gene encoding arginine--tRNA ligase translates to MNYKELFAQQLYEACEKEVSFLNIMQRIELPKHDSLGDYAFPCFDLAKVKRMPPHQIAMELVSEINQAVFEKVEAVGPYINVFLDKKMVSTEVISRILREGSEYGASKVGKDGAVTIDLSSPNIAKPFSMGHLRSTVIGNSLALIVEKVGYRPIRINHLGDWGTQFGKLITAYRKWGEDQKVREQTIKELLKLYIKFHEKAESDNGLEDEGRKAFKELEEGNPEAVSLWKWFREESLKEFDRIYELMGITFDSTNGEAFYNDKMQGVIDLLEEKNLLVESRGAMVVELGESLPPCLIKKKDGATLYATRDLAAAIYRYETYGFSKALYVVGNEQSLHFKQLFEVLKKMGFDWADQMHHINFGMMLKDGKKMSTRKGKVVLLEEVLTEAIELAKVNIETKNPSLENKNAIAEQIGVGAVLFHDLKNDRRNDIEFSLEDMLRVEGETGPYVQYTHARACSILRKGDFQSNDHIKDLEDEEAWSVVTKLLSFPNVIERAAAEYDPSQIAKFVLELSRSFNKYYGQVRILDGHTYKQARLQLVSAVSIVLQEGLRLLGLHAPEEM, encoded by the coding sequence ATGAATTACAAAGAATTATTTGCACAACAACTTTATGAAGCATGTGAAAAAGAAGTGAGCTTTCTTAATATTATGCAGAGAATTGAACTCCCTAAGCATGACTCTTTAGGTGACTATGCCTTTCCATGCTTCGATCTTGCCAAAGTGAAACGAATGCCTCCTCATCAAATTGCGATGGAACTTGTTTCTGAAATCAATCAGGCAGTCTTTGAAAAAGTAGAAGCAGTCGGACCTTATATTAATGTGTTTCTTGATAAGAAAATGGTCAGTACTGAAGTAATAAGTCGCATTCTCCGTGAGGGAAGTGAGTACGGGGCTTCTAAGGTAGGAAAGGATGGGGCCGTGACGATTGATCTTTCCTCTCCTAATATAGCGAAGCCTTTCTCAATGGGTCATTTACGCTCAACCGTTATTGGCAATTCACTAGCGCTAATTGTTGAAAAAGTCGGCTATCGCCCCATTCGAATTAATCATCTTGGGGACTGGGGAACTCAGTTCGGAAAATTGATAACGGCCTACCGAAAGTGGGGGGAGGACCAAAAGGTTCGTGAGCAAACGATTAAAGAACTCCTTAAGCTCTATATTAAATTTCATGAAAAAGCGGAATCAGATAATGGTCTTGAAGATGAGGGGCGTAAGGCATTTAAAGAATTAGAAGAAGGTAACCCAGAAGCCGTTTCATTATGGAAATGGTTCCGTGAAGAATCTCTTAAGGAGTTTGATCGAATTTATGAGCTTATGGGGATTACCTTTGATTCAACAAATGGAGAAGCATTTTATAATGATAAAATGCAAGGCGTCATTGATCTACTTGAAGAAAAAAATCTCTTAGTTGAATCTCGTGGCGCCATGGTAGTAGAACTTGGAGAGAGTTTACCACCTTGTCTAATTAAGAAGAAAGATGGCGCCACACTTTATGCAACCCGTGATCTCGCTGCGGCCATTTATCGCTATGAGACATATGGATTTAGTAAGGCTCTCTATGTTGTAGGGAATGAACAGAGTCTACATTTCAAACAATTATTTGAAGTATTAAAGAAAATGGGGTTCGATTGGGCAGATCAAATGCACCATATTAACTTTGGAATGATGTTAAAAGATGGAAAGAAAATGTCGACAAGAAAAGGGAAAGTAGTATTGTTAGAAGAAGTGTTGACTGAAGCAATCGAGCTTGCAAAAGTAAATATTGAAACCAAAAATCCTAGTTTAGAAAATAAAAACGCGATTGCTGAACAAATTGGGGTAGGGGCCGTATTGTTTCATGACTTAAAGAATGATCGTCGTAATGATATAGAGTTTTCACTTGAAGACATGCTACGTGTCGAGGGTGAAACCGGTCCGTACGTGCAATATACTCATGCACGTGCCTGTTCTATTCTACGCAAAGGAGATTTTCAATCCAATGATCATATAAAAGATCTTGAAGATGAAGAAGCCTGGTCAGTTGTTACAAAGCTGCTTAGTTTTCCAAATGTAATCGAAAGAGCAGCAGCTGAATACGACCCTTCTCAAATCGCAAAATTTGTCTTGGAACTTTCACGTTCTTTTAATAAATACTATGGACAGGTTCGTATCTTAGATGGCCATACTTACAAACAAGCGAGACTGCAGCTTGTGTCAGCTGTATCTATTGTTTTACAAGAAGGCTTACGATTGCTAGGCTTACATGCACCAGAAGAAATGTAA